In the genome of Candidatus Eisenbacteria bacterium, one region contains:
- the sppA gene encoding signal peptide peptidase SppA: MARKKTIVVVVVLVSFFFLLPALAGLAVFGLLSESKPKVESGSVLALDLRETIEETTERPLLESLQGKSPASLLETVRLLRAASEDPRIDAVFIRAGMLGGIGWAGAGELREAILEFRKSGKPVHVYIDYATDLAYMVAAAADRIAMPLTGALLVDGIYGDVLFFKNLFAKADISFEEVHVGDYKSAPEIFTRDSMSEPFREQIEAILDNRFDAMLEAIADGRSMSLEEARRAVDGGPYLVPEIALEAGLIDTICFRDDFDETLGLEKDDGSRLLAMEDYRDSGVLSEKEAKRALALVYVVGDIVPGEKRDGLAGPEVAASGVIADAIEEAAEDDEVEAIVVRVSSPGGSATASDDILAALEAAKTEKPVVVSMGDVAASGGYWVSSGANLVFADATTVTGSIGVFALRPVFHRFFDKIGIGREELQRGRNADIFASPRPWSEEHRNMMKAGIDHIYDLFLAKVAAGRGLPIEEVEKVASGRVWSGEDAARVKLIDRLGGVLDAIDAAKSLAGIPAEEEIKIRVFPKEQSILEKIREADFGIRASVGAEVRRFLARYEIDATDLLPYAEEHGIFWAYLPFRIRE, translated from the coding sequence GTGGCCAGAAAGAAGACTATCGTTGTCGTCGTGGTGCTCGTTTCGTTCTTCTTCCTGCTCCCCGCGCTCGCCGGACTCGCGGTCTTCGGGCTTCTCTCCGAGTCGAAGCCGAAAGTGGAGAGCGGGTCGGTTCTCGCGCTCGATCTCCGCGAGACGATCGAAGAAACAACCGAGCGCCCGCTCCTCGAATCGCTCCAGGGGAAGTCGCCCGCAAGCCTCCTCGAGACCGTGCGGCTCCTCCGCGCGGCCTCTGAAGACCCGCGAATCGACGCCGTGTTCATCCGCGCCGGGATGCTCGGCGGCATCGGCTGGGCGGGTGCCGGCGAGCTTCGCGAGGCGATCCTGGAGTTCCGGAAGTCGGGGAAACCGGTTCATGTCTATATCGATTACGCGACCGACCTCGCGTACATGGTCGCCGCGGCGGCCGACCGGATCGCGATGCCCCTCACCGGGGCCTTGCTCGTCGACGGGATCTACGGCGATGTTTTGTTCTTCAAGAACCTATTCGCGAAGGCGGACATCTCGTTCGAGGAGGTCCACGTGGGCGACTACAAATCGGCTCCGGAGATCTTCACGAGGGACTCGATGTCCGAGCCGTTCCGCGAGCAGATCGAGGCGATCCTGGACAATCGTTTCGATGCGATGCTCGAGGCGATCGCGGACGGACGGTCGATGTCGCTCGAGGAAGCGCGGCGGGCGGTCGATGGCGGACCGTATCTCGTTCCGGAAATAGCTCTCGAGGCCGGTCTTATCGACACGATCTGTTTTCGCGACGATTTCGACGAGACGCTCGGCTTGGAGAAGGACGACGGTTCCCGCCTTCTCGCGATGGAGGACTATCGGGATTCCGGCGTTCTCTCCGAGAAGGAGGCCAAGCGCGCCCTCGCGCTCGTCTACGTCGTCGGCGACATCGTCCCCGGCGAGAAACGCGACGGGCTCGCCGGCCCGGAAGTCGCCGCGTCCGGCGTGATCGCCGATGCGATCGAGGAAGCGGCCGAGGACGACGAGGTCGAGGCGATCGTTGTCCGGGTCTCGAGCCCGGGCGGATCGGCCACCGCTTCCGACGACATTCTCGCCGCGCTCGAAGCCGCCAAAACGGAGAAGCCGGTGGTCGTGTCGATGGGCGATGTCGCGGCCTCCGGAGGATACTGGGTTTCCTCAGGGGCGAACCTCGTCTTCGCCGACGCAACCACGGTCACCGGATCGATCGGCGTCTTCGCGCTTCGCCCCGTGTTTCACCGTTTCTTCGATAAGATCGGGATCGGCCGCGAGGAACTGCAGCGCGGACGGAACGCGGACATCTTCGCGAGCCCGAGACCGTGGAGCGAGGAGCATCGGAACATGATGAAGGCGGGCATCGACCACATCTACGATCTCTTCCTCGCGAAGGTCGCCGCGGGACGCGGATTGCCGATCGAGGAGGTTGAGAAGGTCGCGAGCGGCCGTGTGTGGAGCGGGGAGGACGCGGCGCGCGTCAAGCTGATCGATCGGCTCGGCGGCGTTCTCGACGCGATCGACGCGGCCAAGTCGCTCGCGGGCATCCCCGCGGAGGAAGAGATCAAGATCCGCGTCTTTCCGAAGGAACAGTCGATCCTCGAGAAGATCCGCGAGGCGGATTTCGGGATTCGAGCATCCGTCGGGGCCGAGGTAAGAAGGTTCCTCGCGCGTTACGAAATCGACGCGACCGATCTTCTGCCGTACGCGGAAGAGCACGGGATCTTCTGGGCGTACCTTCCGTTTCGAATTCGGGAGTAG
- a CDS encoding redoxin family protein — MLRTISFFVLFFFAAALPGPAEADDAERIAFYTACAEPDPGARIVKMAAYLENHPSAERSDQVRTMLFGVVASGAWREGVSRVDPSRVASIVSREGDAYVRAEDGADRILLLSEAYLRAGIRTAEARDLALRGGALAESMARPDEMPIASWGRMKKERLARSNYLAALALAAEGDHAAAARSFRKAESVFSGDPRFREEYARSLEASGEGKPGEWTPDERSAAAEAIAEPDRAARIREYEGYLRSFPSGARAVEIGIRLVEDYAKTSGRASDAAAAADRTAAARQDDPEVLSALALLLADAGVVPDRAAGYGERAVRILEEIVRNPATGAEDLPGLHANLLLARDAYGWALLKAGRNREALEQLKEAAKSEFPEVQRHYGAALLESGNSFDATDPLVNAAFGGADEAWAALDQIRAESSGLRAHVDDLVLRAEESLRRRKLADEKVRPAPDLSLVAADGSVANLSEWKGRVVVLVFWATWCEPCTDALARIESARKRYGGKDVRFLAVNTDRDIWLVRPFLDDQKIETTTVFTAGEKDWEEKARAFEIGALPAILVLDRRGNVRYAETESETSGRILEKVLSWRIDKLLAER, encoded by the coding sequence ATGCTTCGAACGATCTCATTCTTCGTGCTGTTCTTCTTCGCGGCGGCGCTTCCCGGTCCGGCGGAGGCGGATGATGCGGAACGAATCGCCTTCTACACGGCATGCGCCGAGCCGGACCCGGGCGCCCGCATCGTGAAGATGGCCGCGTACTTGGAGAACCACCCGAGCGCCGAACGGAGCGATCAGGTCCGCACGATGCTCTTCGGTGTCGTGGCGAGCGGCGCGTGGCGCGAAGGGGTCTCGCGCGTTGATCCGTCGCGCGTCGCCTCGATCGTCTCCCGCGAAGGAGACGCATATGTTCGCGCCGAGGATGGCGCGGACCGCATCCTCCTCCTCAGCGAGGCGTACCTCCGCGCCGGCATTCGAACGGCGGAAGCGAGGGATCTCGCCCTTCGCGGCGGCGCGCTCGCGGAGTCGATGGCGCGCCCCGACGAGATGCCGATCGCCTCGTGGGGACGCATGAAGAAGGAGCGGCTCGCCCGGTCGAACTATCTCGCTGCCCTCGCGCTCGCCGCAGAGGGAGATCACGCCGCCGCGGCGCGGTCGTTCCGAAAGGCGGAGAGCGTGTTCAGCGGGGATCCGCGCTTTCGCGAGGAGTATGCGCGCTCGCTCGAAGCGTCGGGCGAGGGGAAGCCGGGCGAGTGGACGCCCGACGAGAGAAGCGCGGCGGCGGAGGCGATCGCCGAGCCGGACCGCGCGGCGAGAATCCGGGAATACGAGGGGTATCTCCGGAGCTTCCCAAGCGGCGCGCGCGCGGTGGAGATCGGGATCCGTCTCGTCGAGGACTACGCGAAGACATCGGGACGAGCGTCGGATGCCGCCGCGGCGGCCGATCGGACGGCGGCCGCGAGGCAGGACGATCCCGAGGTTCTCTCCGCTCTTGCGCTTCTTCTCGCGGACGCGGGGGTCGTTCCCGATCGCGCGGCCGGCTACGGGGAACGCGCCGTCCGGATCCTCGAGGAGATCGTGCGGAACCCGGCGACCGGAGCGGAGGATCTTCCCGGCTTGCACGCGAACCTTCTTCTCGCGCGCGACGCCTACGGGTGGGCTCTCCTGAAGGCAGGGCGGAACCGCGAGGCGCTCGAGCAGCTGAAGGAGGCCGCGAAGAGCGAGTTTCCCGAGGTGCAGCGCCACTACGGGGCCGCGCTTCTCGAATCGGGGAACTCCTTCGACGCGACCGATCCGCTCGTGAACGCCGCCTTCGGGGGCGCCGACGAGGCGTGGGCGGCCCTCGATCAAATCCGCGCCGAAAGCTCGGGCCTCCGCGCGCACGTCGACGATCTTGTCCTTCGCGCGGAGGAGAGCCTTCGCCGACGCAAGCTCGCCGACGAGAAGGTTCGTCCGGCGCCAGACCTCTCCCTCGTCGCCGCGGACGGGAGCGTCGCGAACCTCTCCGAATGGAAGGGGAGGGTCGTCGTCCTCGTCTTCTGGGCGACCTGGTGTGAGCCGTGCACGGACGCGCTCGCGCGCATCGAGAGCGCGAGAAAGCGCTACGGGGGGAAGGATGTCCGCTTCCTCGCCGTCAACACGGACCGGGATATCTGGCTCGTCCGTCCGTTCCTTGACGATCAAAAGATCGAGACGACAACCGTCTTCACCGCGGGAGAGAAGGACTGGGAGGAGAAGGCGAGGGCGTTCGAGATCGGAGCCCTGCCGGCGATTCTCGTCCTCGACCGGAGAGGGAACGTGCGCTACGCGGAGACCGAGTCGGAGACGAGCGGACGGATCCTCGAAAAGGTCCTCTCCTGGCGGATCGACAAGCTCCTCGCGGAGCGGTGA
- a CDS encoding prepilin peptidase produces MSPKPLAIALSLGLVLAAAYFDIRARRIPNSLTYPSALLALGLGAAGGAHALLLAAGGLLVGFGLLLPAYLIKAMGAGDLKLLAALGGFLGPRAILDVFLHSLIAGGLIALMFLALRGELRKGIVSLARLVAGLAGRRFGFPARSDSEESRWVSIGKIPYGVAIAIGTVSALIPALT; encoded by the coding sequence ATGAGCCCGAAGCCGCTCGCCATCGCCCTCTCGCTCGGTCTCGTTCTCGCGGCCGCCTACTTCGACATCCGCGCGCGAAGGATCCCGAACTCGCTGACGTATCCTTCCGCCCTTCTCGCTCTCGGGCTCGGAGCGGCGGGGGGCGCCCATGCGCTCCTCCTCGCGGCGGGCGGGCTTCTCGTCGGTTTCGGGCTTCTCTTGCCCGCGTATCTCATCAAGGCGATGGGCGCCGGGGACCTCAAGCTGCTGGCGGCGCTCGGCGGCTTTCTCGGCCCGCGCGCGATTCTGGACGTCTTCCTGCACTCGCTCATCGCGGGCGGGCTGATCGCGCTCATGTTCTTGGCGCTTCGGGGCGAACTTCGGAAGGGGATCGTGAGCCTCGCGAGGCTCGTGGCCGGCCTCGCCGGCCGCAGGTTCGGTTTCCCCGCGCGTTCGGATTCCGAGGAGAGCCGGTGGGTTTCCATCGGGAAGATTCCCTACGGGGTCGCGATCGCCATCGGGACGGTATCGGCGCTCATCCCCGCGCTTACGTAG
- the cpaB gene encoding Flp pilus assembly protein CpaB yields the protein MRKGGIVLIVVAFLLAGGAAYLVRDYLESSTTREVPAFDTAPVVVAAEDLSYGIKLEPRHLRVVDYPTGSLPSGAYGEADSLIGQVTKVFLVTNEPIIAAKLSSKGGGLSLRIPEKLRASSVKVDEVSGVSGFVLPGDRVDVLVTLSKAGMTSDPVTQIVLQDVEVIASGTKTDTEGNKAISTQQITLLTTPQDAEKLALAQHQGKILLALRNPADRDTLTTYAVKMEDIIRGPEKKAEAAPVRRAPPKVESPQEPALPPPGRTVIRGGEAKEEEPVMLPDTAKARRGTPSTRRR from the coding sequence ATGAGAAAGGGAGGCATCGTTCTGATCGTCGTGGCGTTCCTTCTCGCGGGGGGAGCGGCCTATCTCGTGCGCGACTATCTCGAAAGCAGCACGACGCGCGAGGTGCCGGCGTTCGACACGGCGCCGGTCGTCGTCGCGGCGGAGGATCTCTCGTACGGCATCAAGCTCGAGCCGCGCCACCTCAGGGTGGTCGACTATCCGACGGGGAGCCTGCCGTCCGGCGCGTACGGAGAGGCGGACAGCCTCATCGGGCAGGTCACGAAGGTTTTTCTCGTGACCAACGAGCCGATCATCGCCGCGAAGCTCTCGTCGAAGGGAGGCGGGCTTTCGCTCCGGATTCCGGAGAAGCTACGCGCGAGCAGCGTGAAGGTGGACGAGGTCTCCGGCGTGAGCGGCTTCGTTCTTCCGGGGGACCGCGTGGACGTCCTCGTCACGCTCTCGAAGGCGGGGATGACGAGCGATCCGGTGACGCAGATCGTCTTGCAGGACGTCGAGGTCATCGCCTCGGGGACCAAGACCGATACCGAAGGGAACAAGGCGATCAGCACGCAGCAGATCACGCTCCTCACCACGCCGCAGGACGCGGAGAAGCTCGCGCTCGCGCAGCATCAAGGAAAGATCCTCCTCGCGCTCCGGAACCCGGCCGACCGGGACACGCTGACGACCTACGCCGTCAAGATGGAGGACATCATCCGCGGACCGGAGAAGAAGGCGGAAGCCGCTCCGGTTCGCAGGGCTCCCCCGAAGGTCGAATCGCCGCAGGAGCCGGCGCTCCCGCCTCCTGGGAGAACGGTCATTCGAGGCGGAGAGGCGAAGGAAGAGGAGCCGGTGATGTTGCCGGACACGGCGAAGGCCAGGCGCGGAACGCCGAGCACGAGGCGTCGTTAG